One genomic region from Microcystis panniformis FACHB-1757 encodes:
- a CDS encoding peptidase gives MTYCLGIINRFGIVMGADSRTNAGVDYISAYRKLFDFSVSGERVIMVCTSGNLSISQGVIHELKRDLHNQEDKSLHSLNHLYDIAHYIGDKSRQVQARERTWLEKDNIDFQCNFILGGQIKGEEPQLFLIYPQGNHIQATKETPFLQIGETKYGKPILDRTITYDTPLEEMAKCALLSIDSTMKSNISVGPPIYLSMYEANSLSLRHKLQLRLGDPYLAKMRKLWEDYVRQAFEAMPNVEWHYTDEDPKEDIIID, from the coding sequence ATGACTTACTGTTTAGGAATTATCAATCGTTTTGGCATTGTTATGGGGGCAGATTCTCGCACGAATGCGGGAGTCGATTATATCTCGGCCTATCGGAAATTATTTGACTTTTCGGTGTCGGGAGAAAGGGTAATTATGGTCTGCACATCGGGGAATTTATCGATTAGCCAAGGAGTGATTCACGAACTAAAAAGAGATCTGCACAATCAAGAGGATAAAAGTCTTCATTCTCTGAATCATCTCTACGATATAGCCCACTATATCGGTGATAAAAGTCGTCAAGTACAAGCTAGGGAAAGGACTTGGCTAGAAAAAGATAATATTGATTTTCAATGTAACTTTATTCTTGGGGGACAAATTAAAGGAGAAGAACCGCAATTATTCCTGATTTATCCCCAGGGAAATCATATTCAAGCCACCAAAGAAACGCCCTTTTTACAGATAGGTGAAACTAAATACGGTAAACCGATTCTTGATCGCACCATTACCTATGATACACCCCTAGAGGAAATGGCCAAATGTGCCTTACTTTCGATCGATTCGACCATGAAATCGAATATTTCCGTCGGTCCACCTATCTATTTGAGTATGTATGAAGCTAATAGCCTAAGCCTACGTCATAAGTTACAATTGCGTTTGGGAGATCCCTACCTAGCTAAAATGCGGAAACTCTGGGAAGATTACGTCCGGCAAGCTTTCGAGGCTATGCCCAATGTGGAATGGCATTATACCGATGAAGATCCCAAAGAAGATATCATAATAGATTAA
- a CDS encoding TldD/PmbA family protein, whose translation MPKVEDIAQIANSSAQALGIAKYDIYGSSVDETDVDVFQGEPKQVQASNRSSVIVRVWNRDNQVGVTSTTDVDPVGLQLALKTAQEASFFGVKENVPDFSPAATAPTTEVASEMSNQAAVSTLVDKLLAAEKSLLAAHPAIASVPYNGLGQQQVRRFYLNSDGAMRQEARSYASVYLYTKTEQEGKKPRSAGAFRVSPGLEKLDIDGCIEEAITKTVSHLDYQPITTGKYLVVFAPRAFLSLMGAFSNLFNAQNVLDKQSLSTPESLGTQIAATALNLCDDALHPANVAAETFDSEGTPTRRVELIKEGILSNFLHSTITAKRMNTEPTGNGNIGSKVTVSPHFYHVFASANQPKIYSLETAENVVLIDSLQALHAGVNSLQGSFSLPFDGWLVNKNERVSIDSATVAGDILTLLKSIVYLEPEAVITPSGVCPYVWVEGLSITGEA comes from the coding sequence ATGCCAAAAGTTGAAGATATCGCCCAAATCGCTAATTCTAGCGCCCAAGCTTTAGGAATTGCTAAATACGACATCTATGGTTCCTCGGTCGATGAAACCGATGTGGATGTGTTTCAAGGGGAACCCAAACAGGTACAAGCTTCCAATCGTTCCAGCGTTATCGTTCGCGTCTGGAATCGGGATAATCAAGTCGGTGTCACCTCGACCACCGATGTGGACCCGGTGGGACTGCAATTAGCCCTGAAAACCGCCCAAGAAGCCAGCTTTTTTGGTGTTAAGGAAAATGTCCCCGATTTTAGTCCTGCCGCCACCGCACCTACCACAGAAGTGGCCAGCGAAATGTCTAATCAAGCAGCTGTATCCACTCTCGTCGATAAGTTATTAGCCGCCGAAAAATCCCTACTAGCGGCCCATCCGGCTATTGCCAGTGTTCCCTATAACGGTTTGGGACAACAGCAGGTCAGACGTTTTTATCTCAATAGCGACGGGGCAATGCGTCAGGAAGCGCGTAGTTATGCCAGTGTGTATTTATACACCAAAACCGAACAGGAAGGCAAAAAACCCCGCAGCGCTGGTGCTTTTCGGGTTAGTCCGGGCCTGGAAAAATTAGATATCGATGGTTGCATCGAGGAAGCGATTACCAAAACTGTTAGCCATCTGGACTATCAACCGATTACCACGGGTAAATATTTAGTGGTTTTTGCCCCCCGGGCCTTTTTGAGTCTAATGGGAGCATTTTCTAATCTGTTTAATGCCCAAAATGTCCTTGATAAACAGAGTCTTTCTACTCCTGAATCTTTGGGAACACAAATCGCTGCTACTGCCTTAAATTTGTGTGATGATGCCCTCCATCCAGCTAATGTTGCCGCAGAAACTTTTGATAGTGAAGGCACTCCCACCCGTCGTGTGGAATTAATTAAAGAGGGGATTTTGAGTAATTTTCTCCATAGCACGATTACCGCTAAACGGATGAATACAGAACCGACTGGCAACGGTAACATTGGGTCAAAAGTAACGGTTAGTCCCCATTTTTATCACGTTTTTGCTAGTGCTAATCAACCAAAGATATATTCTTTGGAAACAGCAGAAAATGTGGTTTTAATTGATAGTTTACAGGCACTTCATGCGGGAGTTAATTCTCTACAAGGTTCCTTCTCTTTGCCCTTTGACGGTTGGTTAGTGAACAAAAATGAGCGCGTTAGCATCGATTCCGCTACCGTAGCTGGAGATATTTTAACACTGCTGAAATCGATTGTTTATCTGGAACCGGAAGCAGTTATTACTCCCAGTGGTGTTTGTCCCTACGTTTGGGTAGAGGGTTTATCAATCACGGGAGAAGCTTAA
- a CDS encoding calcium-binding protein, whose amino-acid sequence MNPIFSDIFDGNLLDNNITNGTGLADNIVLDNGNDTSDGGAGDDLMYGNGGSDSLLGNAGSDNIQGGSGNDTLDGGANNDTLDGGADNDTYLFDTDLVLGSDRLIDASGIDTLNFAATTTKTINLNLGSTAAQTVTAGNLTLTLASATAFENVIGGSLNDTIVGNTLANSLTGGAGNDSLDGRAGNDTLDGGANNDTYLFDTDLVLGSDRLIDASGIDTLNFAATTTKTINLNLGSTAAQTVTAGNLTLTLASATAFENVIGGSLNDTIVGNTLANSLTGGAGNDSLSGGDGDDTLIGGSGTDTMTDGAGNDIYRFLSVSDSQVGAARDVLTDFTPGFDKIDLSAIDANTTIAGDQAFTFVGTGAIGIGGQVNYFISGSSLIVQAEIEGDGNLTVDMQIQLNGGLSAIAATDFIL is encoded by the coding sequence ATGAACCCGATTTTTTCCGATATATTTGACGGCAATCTCTTAGACAATAACATAACTAACGGTACTGGCCTCGCCGATAATATCGTTCTTGATAACGGTAATGACACTTCTGACGGTGGTGCTGGTGATGATCTAATGTATGGTAATGGGGGCAGCGATAGCCTTCTAGGTAATGCGGGCAGCGACAATATTCAAGGTGGTTCAGGTAATGACACCCTCGATGGTGGGGCTAATAACGACACCCTTGATGGTGGGGCCGATAACGACACTTACCTCTTCGACACGGATCTGGTCTTGGGTAGCGATCGCCTAATTGATGCCTCTGGAATCGATACCCTCAACTTTGCGGCGACCACAACTAAAACCATCAACCTCAATCTCGGCAGTACCGCCGCCCAAACCGTCACCGCCGGAAATCTCACTCTCACCCTAGCTAGTGCCACTGCCTTTGAAAATGTCATTGGTGGTAGCCTCAATGACACGATTGTGGGCAATACTCTGGCTAATTCTCTCACCGGTGGGGCTGGTAATGATAGCCTTGACGGTCGGGCTGGTAACGACACCCTTGATGGTGGGGCTAATAATGACACATACCTCTTCGACACGGATCTGGTCTTGGGTAGCGATCGCCTAATTGATGCCTCTGGAATCGATACCCTCAACTTCGCGGCGACCACAACTAAAACCATCAACCTCAATCTCGGCAGTACCGCCGCCCAAACCGTCACCGCTGGAAATCTCACTCTCACCCTAGCTAGTGCCACTGCCTTTGAAAATGTCATTGGTGGTAGCCTCAATGACACGATTGTGGGCAATACTCTGGCTAATTCTCTCACCGGTGGGGCTGGTAATGATAGTCTATCTGGTGGAGACGGTGATGACACACTGATTGGTGGCAGCGGCACTGACACAATGACCGATGGTGCGGGTAACGACATTTACCGATTCTTGAGTGTATCAGATAGTCAGGTCGGTGCTGCGCGGGACGTACTTACAGATTTCACTCCTGGATTTGATAAGATTGACCTATCGGCGATCGATGCCAATACTACTATAGCGGGTGATCAAGCTTTCACTTTTGTTGGTACTGGTGCCATTGGTATTGGCGGTCAAGTCAACTACTTTATTTCTGGTAGCAGTTTGATTGTTCAGGCAGAAATTGAGGGAGATGGTAACTTAACTGTTGATATGCAAATTCAACTCAATGGTGGATTATCTGCGATTGCGGCAACAGACTTTATCCTCTAG
- a CDS encoding sulfite exporter TauE/SafE family protein, which produces MIIVTLMLAGSLAWFFSTLAGGGSPLILLPVLGWFLDAAVIPPVLTTGMLIGNVQRMGMYWRAIDWPSTVWYLPGAIMGSTLGAFVFAHLQFKWLPLVLGIFLVLSSLKQLFPQQENPFFEIKTWYFMPSGFIYAFLSGLVGSTGPMMNLFYINYGLVKEPMVATKSVHMVVVHVAKLIAYAAFGVLHLPFLGYGLLLGLAAWPGNWLGQKVLERMSPQQFKQAVMLFVSMSGLLMIWRERGIVF; this is translated from the coding sequence ATGATCATTGTTACCTTGATGTTGGCAGGTAGTCTAGCTTGGTTTTTTAGCACCCTGGCTGGTGGGGGTAGTCCCCTGATTCTACTCCCCGTTTTAGGTTGGTTTCTCGATGCTGCCGTCATTCCTCCGGTTTTGACCACGGGGATGCTAATCGGTAACGTCCAACGCATGGGAATGTATTGGCGCGCCATTGACTGGCCCTCGACGGTGTGGTATTTACCTGGGGCAATTATGGGATCTACCCTCGGTGCTTTTGTCTTTGCCCATTTACAATTCAAATGGTTGCCGCTAGTTTTGGGAATCTTTCTGGTTTTATCCTCGCTTAAACAATTATTTCCCCAACAAGAAAATCCTTTTTTTGAGATTAAAACTTGGTATTTTATGCCCTCGGGATTTATCTACGCTTTCTTGTCAGGATTAGTCGGTAGTACCGGCCCGATGATGAACCTGTTTTATATTAACTATGGGCTAGTTAAAGAACCAATGGTGGCAACGAAATCCGTTCACATGGTCGTAGTTCATGTGGCGAAATTAATCGCCTACGCAGCCTTTGGAGTTTTACATCTGCCTTTTCTCGGTTACGGTTTATTGTTAGGATTAGCGGCCTGGCCGGGCAATTGGTTAGGACAAAAAGTTTTAGAAAGAATGAGTCCCCAGCAATTTAAACAAGCAGTGATGTTATTCGTTTCAATGAGTGGCCTATTGATGATCTGGCGAGAACGGGGCATCGTCTTTTAA
- a CDS encoding DNA cytosine methyltransferase has protein sequence MNRQQKRVLSLFSGCGGMDLGLEGGFWVHQDCVNENIHQDWIVERREPWLKLLRTSFETVFANDITKAAHNAWIPYFEKRGKTNVFHLGSIVDLVKQAEKGEFQFPSNIDVVTGGFPCQDFSVSGKRKGFNSHKSHTGKLLDESEDSFQDNRGKLYYWMKRVIELTLPKVFIAENVKGLISLANVKDIIEDDFSAIGKDGYIVIPKLLFAPDYGIPQTRERIIFIGLNKTYLKATAIGHLENNDIFPHPTHKVIKHQLNLFESIYPLKTYSTVGQILSGLEEPEDELFDLSQKSYSKAKHYGKTQGQIEVNLQGLSPTIRSEHHGNIEFRRLSLELGGKIVNELEAGLKMRRLTVRECARIQTFPDDFQFVRPQNKGDEKYSLSATDGYKLIGNAVPPLLAYHIARHLEHQWDYLFEDIYSVSKNLCVALP, from the coding sequence ATGAATAGGCAACAAAAGCGAGTTTTATCCCTATTTTCTGGCTGCGGGGGAATGGACTTAGGATTAGAGGGAGGTTTTTGGGTACACCAAGACTGTGTTAATGAAAATATTCATCAAGATTGGATAGTAGAAAGACGGGAACCATGGCTAAAACTACTGCGTACTTCTTTTGAAACTGTCTTTGCTAATGATATAACTAAAGCTGCCCATAATGCTTGGATTCCCTACTTTGAAAAAAGGGGTAAAACAAATGTATTTCACTTGGGGAGTATTGTAGATTTAGTCAAACAAGCAGAAAAAGGCGAGTTTCAGTTTCCCAGTAATATCGATGTAGTAACGGGAGGTTTTCCCTGTCAAGATTTTAGTGTTTCAGGAAAAAGAAAGGGGTTTAATTCTCACAAAAGTCACACGGGGAAACTGCTAGACGAGAGTGAAGATAGTTTTCAGGATAATCGCGGGAAACTCTATTATTGGATGAAGAGAGTTATTGAATTAACCTTACCTAAAGTTTTTATTGCTGAAAATGTCAAAGGTTTAATCTCTTTAGCTAATGTTAAAGATATAATTGAAGATGATTTTAGTGCCATTGGTAAAGATGGATATATAGTTATCCCTAAACTTCTCTTTGCTCCCGATTATGGAATTCCCCAAACCAGGGAAAGAATTATCTTTATCGGTTTAAATAAAACCTATTTAAAAGCGACAGCGATAGGACATCTAGAAAATAATGATATTTTTCCGCATCCAACCCATAAAGTTATTAAGCATCAATTAAATCTGTTTGAGTCAATATATCCTCTTAAAACTTACAGTACAGTGGGTCAGATATTATCAGGTTTAGAAGAACCAGAAGATGAGTTATTTGACCTCTCACAAAAAAGCTATTCAAAAGCTAAACATTATGGTAAAACTCAGGGACAAATCGAGGTTAATTTACAGGGTTTAAGTCCGACTATTCGCTCGGAACATCACGGTAATATTGAATTTAGGAGATTATCTTTAGAATTAGGGGGAAAGATAGTTAATGAGTTAGAAGCAGGGTTAAAAATGAGACGTTTAACTGTGCGGGAATGTGCGAGAATACAGACTTTTCCCGATGATTTTCAATTTGTGCGTCCACAAAACAAGGGAGATGAAAAATATTCACTTTCGGCTACGGATGGTTACAAACTAATTGGTAATGCTGTCCCACCCTTGCTTGCTTACCACATTGCTAGACACCTAGAACATCAATGGGATTATTTGTTTGAAGATATTTATTCAGTCAGCAAAAATTTATGTGTAGCATTGCCTTAA
- a CDS encoding PIN domain-containing protein: MTNSLYFCDSNIWLYRLLIDPECNDAAERRKRNLAAALTSRENILISTQIINEVCAVLSKKAKISEVQIRQIIQEFYDGCLVIQLDRNIILRASELRTQYSFSFWDSLIVASALATDASLLYSEDMQDGLIISNQLTLINPFRSS, encoded by the coding sequence ATGACCAATTCTCTTTATTTTTGTGATTCTAATATCTGGCTATACCGTCTTTTAATAGACCCAGAGTGTAACGATGCTGCAGAAAGGCGAAAACGCAATCTAGCGGCCGCTTTAACTAGCAGGGAAAATATCTTAATCAGTACGCAAATTATTAATGAAGTTTGCGCTGTTTTATCCAAAAAAGCTAAAATAAGTGAAGTTCAAATTAGACAAATTATTCAAGAATTTTACGATGGATGTCTTGTTATTCAACTTGATCGCAATATTATTTTAAGAGCCTCTGAACTCCGCACTCAATACAGTTTTTCTTTTTGGGATAGTTTAATTGTAGCTAGTGCCTTAGCAACCGATGCTAGTCTTCTTTACTCTGAAGATATGCAGGATGGGTTAATAATATCCAATCAACTAACTTTAATTAATCCCTTTCGATCGAGTTGA
- a CDS encoding TldD/PmbA family protein: protein MSPTLLISKELPTLKYNPSLERFDSSWAAPLSTLLGLGRAAGATFIEFFLERVNYISCLAEDDSITSLSPKLSTGAGIRLFRGKADCYVSTNDLSFQGLKNALEKGLSILGLNLPSPNAYIPEINLEMFRDYATVKNKDIWLNNCSSLREMGDILLTANVQLNQKASHVQSRRAAYFRDWQEILVAASDGTFARDIRLTQSVGYNLLCADGTNRSSIGKRVGSTSNPDFLRTWNAEESAAEVAESAGKMLYADYVESGSYPIVMANEFGGVIFHEACGHLLETTQIEQKTTPFLDKKGEKIAHENLTAWDEGLSDKAFGTIDMDDEGMPAQRTLLIENGILKNFIADRTGSIKTGHPRTGSGRRQNYTYAAASRMRNTYIAPGEYTLDNLFNSIDKGIYCKKMGGGSVGATGEFNFAVEEAYLIENGNLTKPLKGATLIGSAKEIMNKISMCSQDLGLAAGFCGSVSGSVYVTVGQPHLKVDSITVGGR, encoded by the coding sequence ATGTCACCCACTCTACTCATCTCCAAAGAACTCCCCACCCTGAAATATAATCCTAGTCTGGAGCGCTTTGATAGCTCTTGGGCGGCCCCTTTGTCCACTCTTCTGGGACTGGGACGGGCTGCCGGGGCAACTTTTATCGAATTTTTCCTCGAAAGAGTCAACTATATCAGTTGTTTAGCCGAAGATGACAGCATCACCAGTCTCTCACCGAAACTATCTACAGGGGCAGGAATCCGCCTTTTTCGCGGTAAAGCTGATTGTTATGTCAGTACCAACGATTTAAGCTTCCAAGGCTTAAAAAATGCCCTAGAAAAAGGTTTATCGATTCTGGGTTTAAACCTACCCAGTCCTAACGCATATATTCCCGAAATCAATCTGGAAATGTTCCGGGATTATGCCACGGTCAAAAATAAAGATATTTGGCTGAATAATTGCAGTTCTTTGCGAGAAATGGGTGATATTCTCCTAACTGCTAACGTTCAACTCAATCAGAAAGCCTCTCACGTCCAATCTCGTCGCGCCGCTTATTTTCGCGATTGGCAAGAAATTTTAGTTGCCGCTAGTGATGGCACTTTTGCCCGGGATATTCGCCTCACCCAATCGGTGGGCTATAATCTCCTCTGTGCCGATGGGACTAATCGTTCTAGCATTGGTAAACGGGTGGGTAGTACCAGTAATCCCGATTTTCTGCGGACTTGGAATGCCGAGGAATCGGCGGCAGAAGTGGCCGAATCGGCGGGTAAAATGCTTTACGCTGACTATGTAGAATCCGGCAGTTATCCCATCGTCATGGCCAATGAATTTGGCGGCGTTATCTTCCACGAAGCTTGTGGCCATTTGCTAGAAACTACGCAAATCGAACAAAAAACCACGCCCTTTCTCGATAAAAAAGGCGAAAAAATCGCCCACGAAAACCTGACAGCTTGGGACGAAGGATTATCCGATAAAGCTTTCGGTACTATCGATATGGACGATGAGGGAATGCCGGCCCAGCGTACTCTCCTAATTGAAAATGGTATCCTAAAAAACTTCATTGCCGATCGCACCGGTTCAATTAAAACCGGCCATCCGCGCACAGGTAGCGGTCGCCGTCAAAACTACACCTATGCGGCCGCTAGTCGGATGCGGAATACCTACATCGCACCTGGGGAATATACCCTCGATAATCTCTTTAATTCCATCGATAAAGGCATTTATTGCAAAAAAATGGGCGGTGGTAGTGTGGGGGCGACCGGGGAATTTAATTTCGCTGTCGAGGAAGCTTATCTTATCGAAAACGGCAATCTGACTAAACCCCTAAAAGGCGCGACTTTAATCGGTTCAGCTAAGGAGATTATGAATAAAATCTCTATGTGTTCCCAAGATTTAGGTCTAGCGGCCGGTTTTTGCGGTTCCGTCAGTGGTAGCGTTTATGTCACCGTTGGTCAACCCCATTTAAAAGTCGATTCTATTACCGTTGGCGGTCGTTAA
- a CDS encoding DUF456 domain-containing protein: protein MALVILYYFLIAIMIVGIIGELLPAIPGMSLILIAMLVWGFVTKFAGMGVALTVAFVILLLSLGVEFLASYLGAQKVGASNWSQIGLVVGLLAGIFGLLPALPIGGPIIGLFIGPVVGAFVGEYAYRRDLELTPRLQQSLKVCVGIVVGTVIGHVAKAMLATAAVIVFIVTTWPNLSSVISYQLSVISYQI, encoded by the coding sequence ATGGCTTTAGTAATTCTCTACTATTTCCTCATCGCCATCATGATAGTGGGGATAATTGGCGAACTGCTGCCCGCTATCCCCGGCATGAGTTTGATTTTAATCGCCATGCTGGTGTGGGGTTTTGTGACCAAATTCGCGGGGATGGGGGTCGCTTTAACCGTGGCCTTTGTTATCCTTCTCCTCAGTCTGGGGGTGGAATTCCTCGCTAGTTATCTCGGTGCGCAAAAAGTTGGGGCGAGCAATTGGAGTCAAATCGGGTTAGTAGTGGGTTTATTAGCGGGAATATTCGGACTTTTACCCGCTTTACCCATTGGCGGCCCAATTATCGGCCTATTTATCGGTCCTGTGGTCGGGGCTTTTGTCGGAGAATACGCCTATCGTCGCGATTTGGAATTAACCCCCCGTTTGCAACAATCCCTAAAAGTCTGTGTCGGTATCGTCGTCGGCACGGTTATCGGTCACGTTGCCAAAGCTATGCTGGCCACGGCCGCCGTTATCGTCTTTATTGTCACCACTTGGCCCAATCTCTCTTCAGTTATCAGTTATCAGTTATCAGTTATCAGTTATCAGATTTGA
- the fabG gene encoding 3-oxoacyl-[acyl-carrier-protein] reductase, translated as MQKIMKLLPAECQHLQDKVAIVTGASRGIGKAIALELASQGATVVVNYAKSSSAADAVVEEITAAGGKAIALQADVAKSEEVDNLVDSTKEKFGHIDVLVNNAGITRDTLMLRMKLEDWQAVIDLNLTGVFLCTRAVGKLMLKQKSGRIINITSVSGLMGNPGQSNYSAAKAGVIGLTKTLAKEFASRGITVNAVAPGFIETDMTHDLKADEILKYIPLSRYGKPEEVAGMVRFLAADPAAIYITGQVFNVDGGMVMA; from the coding sequence ATGCAGAAAATTATGAAACTATTACCCGCAGAATGCCAGCATTTACAAGACAAAGTAGCCATAGTAACCGGGGCCTCGCGAGGGATCGGCAAAGCGATCGCATTGGAATTAGCCAGCCAGGGTGCTACTGTAGTGGTGAACTATGCTAAATCTAGCAGTGCTGCCGATGCCGTTGTCGAAGAAATTACCGCGGCCGGGGGAAAGGCCATAGCACTACAAGCAGATGTGGCTAAAAGCGAAGAAGTGGATAATTTAGTGGACAGTACCAAGGAAAAATTCGGTCATATTGATGTCTTAGTTAATAATGCTGGTATTACCCGGGATACCCTAATGTTAAGAATGAAATTAGAAGACTGGCAAGCGGTCATCGATCTCAATTTAACCGGGGTTTTTCTCTGCACTCGTGCCGTCGGTAAATTGATGTTAAAACAGAAAAGCGGCCGCATAATTAACATCACTTCTGTATCCGGTTTGATGGGTAATCCGGGTCAATCTAATTACAGCGCCGCTAAAGCCGGTGTTATCGGTTTAACGAAAACTTTAGCCAAGGAATTTGCCAGTCGAGGCATCACTGTTAATGCCGTGGCCCCCGGCTTTATTGAAACTGATATGACTCATGACCTCAAAGCAGATGAAATTCTCAAATATATCCCCCTCTCCCGTTACGGAAAACCGGAAGAAGTCGCCGGGATGGTGCGTTTTTTAGCCGCCGATCCCGCCGCTATTTATATCACTGGTCAAGTCTTTAACGTCGATGGTGGTATGGTTATGGCTTAA
- a CDS encoding tetratricopeptide repeat protein, translated as MTETANFTLEQGLERYQQGESAASLLPEFKQLSDRSPKNAAVWSCLAWLYMLTDKPELALKAAQKAVKLDKVSPQNRINLVLAMLETKTAGVREHIELVQQLVSLNKEVRQEVDENIADGLARKPDWKSLERVKAWLNE; from the coding sequence ATGACAGAAACCGCCAATTTTACCCTCGAACAAGGTTTAGAACGCTACCAACAGGGAGAAAGCGCCGCCAGTTTATTGCCGGAATTTAAACAATTAAGCGATCGCAGTCCGAAAAATGCCGCCGTTTGGTCCTGTTTAGCTTGGTTATATATGCTCACCGATAAACCGGAATTAGCCCTAAAAGCCGCCCAAAAAGCCGTTAAACTCGATAAAGTTTCCCCCCAAAACCGGATCAATTTGGTTTTAGCTATGTTAGAAACCAAAACCGCCGGAGTTAGAGAACATATCGAACTGGTGCAACAATTAGTTAGTTTAAACAAAGAAGTTCGCCAAGAAGTGGATGAAAATATCGCTGATGGTTTGGCTAGAAAACCCGATTGGAAAAGTTTAGAACGCGTCAAAGCTTGGTTAAATGAATAA
- a CDS encoding M48 family metallopeptidase, giving the protein MNKNMELSKQLLLGLKANDFRHPIDLEATNSLKQLPGLDIAVRSLLGSVAEEFFYLNNIAASVLVGEKQLPDLHNLLLEACRILDLEPPQLYIQQNPVPNAYTFAMRGKKPFMVMHTSLIEMLTPAEIQAVIAHELGHLKCEHGVYLTLANIMVLAAGLLPNWGTMLARSLQERMLAWVRCAEFSCDRAALLAVQDPKIVMSVLMKLAGGSPSLAPLLNLEAFIDQAKSYDAVSASEMGEMLKGLQTQQLTHPLPVLRAREIDRWASSPDYQNLLKGPKMGYNDKTNAKGEWRNW; this is encoded by the coding sequence ATGAATAAGAATATGGAATTATCAAAACAGTTATTACTCGGCTTAAAAGCCAATGATTTTCGGCATCCCATCGACCTAGAGGCCACTAACTCCCTTAAACAGTTGCCTGGGTTAGATATAGCCGTGAGAAGTTTGTTAGGTTCCGTCGCTGAGGAATTCTTTTACTTAAATAATATTGCTGCTAGTGTTTTGGTGGGGGAAAAACAATTACCCGACCTGCATAATCTCCTCCTAGAAGCTTGCCGAATTCTCGACTTAGAACCACCTCAATTATACATTCAACAAAACCCCGTTCCTAACGCCTATACCTTCGCCATGCGCGGCAAAAAACCGTTTATGGTGATGCACACTTCCCTAATTGAAATGCTGACTCCCGCAGAAATTCAAGCGGTAATCGCCCACGAATTAGGACATCTCAAATGTGAACACGGCGTTTATCTGACTTTAGCCAATATTATGGTCCTAGCGGCGGGATTACTGCCCAATTGGGGGACAATGTTAGCACGATCCCTACAGGAGAGAATGTTAGCATGGGTGCGCTGCGCCGAGTTTAGTTGCGATCGAGCGGCTTTATTGGCAGTTCAAGACCCAAAAATCGTCATGTCGGTGTTAATGAAGTTAGCCGGAGGTTCCCCCAGTCTGGCACCTTTATTAAATTTAGAGGCTTTTATCGATCAGGCCAAGTCCTACGATGCCGTCAGCGCCTCGGAAATGGGCGAAATGTTAAAGGGTTTGCAAACTCAACAGTTAACCCATCCCCTCCCCGTCCTGCGCGCGCGAGAAATCGATCGTTGGGCCAGTTCCCCCGATTATCAAAATTTGTTAAAAGGGCCAAAAATGGGTTATAATGATAAAACTAATGCCAAGGGCGAATGGCGAAATTGGTAG